A window of the Vigna angularis cultivar LongXiaoDou No.4 chromosome 3, ASM1680809v1, whole genome shotgun sequence genome harbors these coding sequences:
- the LOC108324880 gene encoding uncharacterized protein LOC108324880, translating into MMSSMDNMGFNKGQHVGKAKKKAVKDELDRLKQAEKKKRRLEKALATSAAIISELEKKKQKKKEEQQRLDEEGAAIAEAVALQVLLGEDSDDTCKVAINESGCKTLNYNHELELFMGGPRACFADVDGDGTWSVSSENGKWSFTCRPLEKNVYEPLHEEVGWGSTGFSVDYIAAQAVRSLQIAEDANEARILF; encoded by the coding sequence atgatgaGTTCTATGGATAACATGGGATTTAATAAAGGGCAACATGTGGGAAAGGCGAAAAAGAAGGCAGTGAAAGATGAGTTGGATCGTCTTAAACAggctgaaaagaaaaagaggcgGTTGGAAAAAGCTCTAGCTACTTCTGCTGCCATCATTTCTGAACTGGAGAaaaagaagcagaagaagaaagAGGAGCAACAGAGACTTGATGAAGAGGGCGCTGCAATTGCTGAAGCGGTGGCTTTGCAAGTTTTACTTGGAGAAGATTCAGATGATACCTGTAAGGTTGCTATAAATGAGAGTGGATGCAAGACTTTGAATTATAATCACGAACTTGAGCTCTTCATGGGTGGACCAAGAGCTTGTTTTGCTGATGTAGATGGTGATGGCACATGGTCTGTTTCTTCTGAAAATGGCAAGTGGTCTTTCACATGCAGGCCTCTTGAGAAGAATGTGTATGAACCTCTGCATGAAGAAGTGGGATGGGGTTCTACTGGATTCTCTGTTGATTATATAGCAGCACAAGCTGTTAGATCACTCCAGATTGCAGAGGATGCAAATGAAGCAAGAATTCTCTTCTAA
- the LOC108326584 gene encoding probable receptor-like protein kinase At5g24010: MNTVFLIPSILLLLLLTPFSLSFSPTDNFLLSCGSHNNASLFNRVFTGDSTNPGSNFLSSGDSVSLAYQKPPQNLPTLYHTARVFSSSGSYRFNMKKNGTHFVRFHFSPFKAQSFDLKSANFSVFVNGASVLSNFQPPNDVLLKEFILNIESNFLEILFRPVGDSGFAFVNALEVFTAPADFVIDFGGRAVGPSGVEEYRNLSSKVLETVHRINVGGLKITPFNDTLWRTWIPDEDYLVFKGAAKPAVSTHIPNYQKGGATREIAPENVYMTAQQMNRENSSLASRFNITWNFPVSPGGVPHLVRLHFCDIVSPALNLLYFDVYINGYIAYKDLDLSALTIHALASPVYVDFVTNSDDSGFVQVSVGPSELSSSIRMNAILNGAEIMEMLNDVSTKVVHRKKNLWVLVGSVVGGIVVFFLVVTAFLLGTKCRNKKPKPRTLESVGWTPLSMFGGSSLSRSSEPGSHGLLGLKIPFAEIKSATNNFDRNLIIGSGGFGMVYKGVFRDNTKVAVKRGMPGSRQGLPEFQTEITVLSKIRHRHLVSLVGFCEENSEMILVYEYVEKGPLKKHLYGSSRQTPLSWKQRLEICIGAARGLHYLHTGFAQGIIHRDIKSTNILLDEDYVAKVADFGLSRSGPCIDETHVSTNVKGSFGYLDPEYYRRQQLTDKSDVYSFGVVLFEVLCGRPAVDPQLAREQVNLAEWALEWLKKGMLDKIVDPHLVGQIQQDSLKKFCETAEKCLSEYGVDRPAMGDVLWNLEYALQLQESGQQREPHANSSASEAASLTSTVIPGNPSTNTRAERDYDNFSSDVSTSQVFSQLMNNEGR, translated from the coding sequence ATGAACACCGTATTCCTCATACCCTCtatccttctccttctccttctcacACCCTTCTCACTTTCATTCTCTCCCACAGATAACTTCCTTCTCAGTTGTGGATCACACAACAATGCTTCCCTCTTCAACAGAGTCTTCACGGGCGATTCCACCAACCCAGgttccaattttctctcttcaGGTGATTCTGTTTCACTCGCATATCAAAAGCCACCTCAGAATTTGCCCACTTTGTACCATACAGCAAGAGTTTTCAGCAGCAGTGGGAGCTACAGGTTCAATATGAAGAAAAACGGCACCCACTTTGTTCGTTTTCATTTCTCCCCCTTCAAGGCTCAAAGTTTTGATCTAAAATCAGCAAACTTTAGTGTCTTTGTTAATGGGGCTTCGGTGCTGAGCAATTTCCAGCCACCTAATGATGTGCTTCTCAAAGAGTTCATTCTAAACATAGAGTCAAACTTTCTTGAGATTTTGTTTAGGCCTGTTGGTGACTCAGGTTTTGCCTTTGTCAATGCTTTGGAGGTGTTTACTGCCCCTGCGGATTTTGTCATAGATTTTGGAGGCAGGGCGGTTGGTCCTTCTGGGGTGGAAGAGTACCGAAACCTTTCATCTAAGGTTTTGGAAACTGTTCATAGGATCAATGTTGGGGGTTTGAAAATAACTCCTTTCAATGACACCCTTTGGAGGACTTGGATTCCTGATGAGGATTATTTGGTGTTTAAGGGTGCAGCAAAGCCTGCAGTGAGCACTCACATACCAAATTACCAGAAGGGAGGTGCAACTAGAGAGATTGCACCTGAAAATGTTTACATGACTGCTCAGCAGATGAATAGGGAAAACTCAAGTTTGGCTTCTAGGTTCAACATAACCTGGAACTTTCCTGTGTCTCCTGGTGGTGTTCCACACTTGGTTCGATTGCATTTCTGCGATATTGTTAGTCCTGCTCTCAACTTGCTCTACTTTGATGTGTACATAAATGGGTACATTGCATACAAGGATCTTGATTTGTCAGCGCTTACCATCCACGCGCTTGCATCACCTGTCTATGTGGATTTTGTTACAAATTCAGATGACTCGGGTTTTGTTCAAGTGAGTGTTGGTCCTTCTGAGCTAAGCAGTTCCATAAGGATGAATGCCATATTGAATGGTGCAGAGATAATGGAGATGCTCAATGATGTCAGTACTAAAGTTGTGCATAGGAAGAAGAATTTGTGGGTGTTGGTGGGTTCAGTTGTTGGAGGAATTGTTGTCTTTTTTTTAGTTGTAACTGCTTTTCTACTTGGTACCAAATGCAGGAACAAGAAACCAAAACCAAGGACATTGGAAAGTGTTGGATGGACACCTTTAAGCATGTTTGGAGGGAGTTCCCTCAGTAGAAGCTCCGAGCCTGGTTCACATGGACTTCTTGGCTTGAAGATCCCTTTTGCTGAAATAAAATCAGCAACAAACAACTTCGATAGAAATTTGATTATAGGGTCTGGTGGGTTTGGTATGGTCTACAAAGGAGTGTTCAGAGACAATACGAAGGTTGCTGTCAAGAGAGGCATGCCAGGGTCCAGACAAGGCCTTCCCGAGTTCCAAACTGAGATAACTGTTTTGTCCAAAATTCGCCATCGCCACCTTGTTTCACTGGTTGGTTTCTGTGAAGAAAATTCAGAAATGATACTTGTCTATGAGTATGTTGAAAAGGGTCCGCTGAAGAAGCATTTATATGGCTCATCACGACAAACACCTCTCTCTTGGAAGCAGCGTCTTGAAATATGCATTGGTGCAGCCAGAGGTCTTCACTATCTTCACACTGGCTTTGCTCAAGGAATCATCCACCGTGACATTAAATCAACCAACATATTGCTTGATGAAGACTATGTGGCCAAGGTTGCTGACTTTGGTCTTTCAAGGTCAGGACCGTGCATCGATGAAACACATGTGAGTACTAATGTGAAAGGTAGTTTTGGTTATCTTGATCCTGAGTATTACCGGAGACAGCAGCTTACGGATAAGTCAGATGTTTATTCATTTGGTGTAGTGCTTTTTGAGGTTCTTTGTGGCAGACCTGCTGTTGATCCACAATTAGCTAGAGAACAGGTCAATTTGGCAGAATGGGCACTTGAGTGGCTGAAGAAAGGCATGCTGGACAAAATTGTTGACCCCCATCTTGTTGGACAAATCCAACAAGACTCCTTAAAAAAATTTTGTGAAACTGCAGAGAAATGTTTGTCTGAGTATGGAGTTGATAGACCAGCTATGGGTGATGTCTTATGGAATTTGGAGTATGCACTTCAGCTCCAAGAAAGTGGACAACAAAGGGAGCCACATGCCAACAGCAGTGCTAGTGAAGCTGCAAGTTTGACCAGTACAGTTATTCCTGGAAATCCTTCTACCAACACAAGAGCAGAGAGGgattatgataatttttcttCTGATGTTAGTACTAGCCAAGTGTTTTCCCAGCTAATGAACAATGAAGGTAGATAG